A DNA window from Caulobacter mirabilis contains the following coding sequences:
- the ychF gene encoding redox-regulated ATPase YchF: MALKVAIVGLPNVGKSTLFNALTQTASAQAANYPFCTIEPNTGDVAVPEPRLDTLAKIAGSKEIIPSRINFVDIAGLVRGASKGEGLGNQFLANIRDCDAVAFVARCFEDGDITHVEGRIDPIADLEIIETELMLADLESLEKRKPNVEKKAKSGGDKEAANTLRLINVALEQLNNGRPARAADISKEDEKAWHMLQLLTSLPALYVCNVDEGAAESGNQYSALVAERAKRDNAKSVVISAQIESEIALLDPAERAEFLETLGLSEPGLNRLIREAYALLGLQSYFTVGPKEARAWTIPVGTTAPQAAGVIHNDFEKGFIRAETIAYADFVALGGEAGAKEAGKMRSEGKEYIVKDGDVMHFRFNV, from the coding sequence ATGGCCCTGAAAGTCGCGATCGTCGGCCTGCCCAACGTGGGCAAGTCGACCCTGTTCAACGCCCTCACCCAGACGGCCTCGGCCCAGGCGGCCAACTACCCGTTCTGCACGATCGAGCCGAACACCGGCGACGTGGCCGTGCCGGAGCCGCGCCTGGATACGCTGGCCAAGATCGCCGGCTCCAAGGAGATCATCCCGTCGCGGATCAACTTCGTCGACATCGCCGGCCTGGTGCGCGGCGCGTCGAAGGGCGAGGGCCTGGGCAACCAGTTCCTGGCCAACATCCGCGACTGCGACGCCGTGGCCTTCGTGGCGCGCTGCTTCGAGGACGGCGACATCACCCACGTCGAGGGCCGGATCGATCCGATCGCCGACCTGGAGATCATCGAGACCGAGCTGATGCTGGCCGACCTCGAGAGCCTCGAGAAGCGCAAGCCGAACGTCGAGAAGAAGGCCAAGTCGGGCGGCGACAAGGAGGCCGCCAACACCCTTCGCCTCATCAACGTCGCCCTGGAGCAGCTGAACAACGGCCGCCCGGCCCGCGCCGCGGACATCTCGAAGGAAGACGAGAAGGCCTGGCACATGCTGCAGCTGCTGACCTCGCTGCCGGCGCTGTACGTCTGCAACGTCGACGAAGGCGCGGCCGAGAGCGGCAACCAGTACAGCGCCCTGGTCGCCGAGCGCGCCAAGCGCGACAACGCCAAGAGCGTGGTCATCTCGGCCCAGATCGAGAGCGAGATCGCCCTGCTGGACCCGGCCGAGCGCGCCGAGTTCCTGGAGACCCTGGGCCTCAGCGAGCCTGGCCTGAACCGCCTTATCCGCGAGGCCTACGCCCTGCTCGGCCTGCAGAGCTACTTCACCGTCGGCCCGAAGGAAGCCCGCGCCTGGACGATCCCGGTCGGCACGACCGCGCCCCAGGCCGCCGGCGTGATCCACAACGACTTCGAGAAGGGCTTCATCCGCGCCGAGACCATCGCCTACGCCGACTTCGTCGCCCTGGGCGGCGAGGCGGGGGCCAAGGAAGCCGGCAAGATGCGCTCGGAAGGCAAGGAGTACATCGTCAAGGACGGCGACGTGATGCACTTCCGCTTCAACGTCTAG
- a CDS encoding tetratricopeptide repeat protein yields MIFGIGLSLIFAVLMCVHAVRTGRELYWLFIILALQPLGGIVYFAIAVLPDLMGGSTARRLGAAAKQALDPEREYREAKTASDDSPTAGNLMRHAAAAMGLSRFDEAERLYQQAARGIHEDDPALLLGRARALIELSRPGEALALLERLGEQGEAGRTPQAALAMGRAYHALGRTAEADTAYQWAAGRLPGLEGLARYAAFLAEVGRRDEAAEALAEIDKRAAKATAHFRKEARQWREFAAAAIG; encoded by the coding sequence ATGATCTTCGGTATCGGTCTGTCGCTGATCTTCGCGGTCCTGATGTGCGTGCACGCCGTGCGCACGGGGCGCGAGCTGTACTGGCTGTTCATCATCCTGGCGCTGCAGCCGCTGGGCGGGATCGTCTATTTCGCCATCGCCGTCCTGCCCGACCTGATGGGCGGTTCGACCGCCCGCCGCCTGGGCGCCGCCGCCAAACAGGCCCTGGACCCCGAGCGCGAATACCGCGAAGCCAAAACCGCTTCCGACGACAGCCCCACGGCCGGCAACCTGATGCGGCACGCCGCCGCCGCGATGGGCCTGTCCCGCTTCGACGAGGCCGAACGGCTCTATCAGCAGGCCGCGCGGGGCATCCACGAGGACGACCCTGCCCTTCTGCTCGGCCGCGCCCGGGCGCTGATCGAGCTCAGCCGCCCCGGCGAGGCGCTGGCGCTCCTGGAGCGCCTGGGAGAGCAGGGCGAGGCGGGCCGGACGCCCCAGGCCGCCCTGGCCATGGGGCGGGCCTATCACGCCCTCGGGCGCACGGCCGAAGCCGACACCGCCTACCAGTGGGCCGCCGGCCGCCTGCCGGGCCTGGAAGGCCTGGCCCGCTACGCCGCCTTCCTCGCCGAGGTCGGGCGCCGCGACGAGGCGGCCGAGGCCCTGGCCGAGATCGACAAGCGCGCCGCCAAGGCGACGGCCCATTTCCGCAAGGAAGCCCGGCAGTGGCGCGAGTTCGCGGCCGCCGCGATCGGTTGA
- the pth gene encoding aminoacyl-tRNA hydrolase encodes MILAGLGNPGPKYEKNRHNVGFMAMDAIARKYATAPWRARFQGLACEGQVETPGGAVKLLMLKPQTFYNETGRAVGEAARFFKLKPADVIVFHDEIDLAPGRFRMKTGGGAAGNNGIRSVTSQVGADFRRARIGVGHPGDKDMVMHYVLGDLHKAEHVWLDPMLDAVADALPFAAAGDDERFQAEVMRLAPAPKADPRKQARDAD; translated from the coding sequence CTGATCCTCGCCGGCCTGGGCAATCCCGGGCCCAAGTACGAGAAGAACCGCCACAACGTCGGCTTCATGGCGATGGACGCCATCGCCCGGAAGTACGCGACCGCGCCCTGGCGCGCCCGCTTCCAGGGTCTGGCCTGCGAGGGCCAGGTCGAGACGCCCGGCGGCGCGGTCAAGCTGCTGATGCTGAAGCCGCAGACTTTCTACAACGAGACCGGTCGGGCCGTCGGCGAGGCGGCGCGGTTCTTCAAGCTGAAGCCCGCCGACGTGATCGTGTTCCACGACGAGATCGACCTCGCCCCCGGCCGCTTCCGGATGAAGACCGGCGGCGGCGCGGCGGGCAACAACGGCATCCGCTCGGTGACCAGCCAGGTCGGGGCCGACTTCCGCCGCGCCCGCATCGGCGTCGGCCATCCGGGCGACAAGGACATGGTCATGCACTACGTCCTGGGCGACCTGCACAAGGCCGAGCATGTCTGGCTGGACCCGATGCTGGACGCCGTCGCCGACGCCCTGCCCTTCGCCGCGGCCGGCGACGACGAGCGCTTCCAGGCCGAGGTGATGCGCCTGGCCCCCGCTCCCAAGGCCGACCCGCGCAAACAGGCGCGGGACGCCGATTGA